The genomic interval AGCACACAACACCTTTGCACAACATTCCTGCTTCATCTGCAAACACAGGCAGTGCTGAAGGCACCGGAGGAAACTGATTCTTTCTGAATTGCCAGCCCATCTTTACAGGTGGATGCTTATGGGGGTAGCTTCAAATTTGGTGCTTTCCTTCAGAAGAAGCAATCTCTCTGTTGTGTATCGAAAACTCATGCTCTGAGACACCGGCAGACAGGAGACGTTAACAACCAGCTCTCCATATGGTACAAACCCACCAGGGCGTGAATCACACCAAGAACCCTTCATTGGGAAGCACAAAGCAAGATATGGAGGTGCCAGAGCCAGTCTGAAATTTGGAGCAAgaacttctgaaatgttttaaaactaaGCGCATCCTTCTGTGTCCGatagtttattttctatttctgtccccAGATGGAGTTATCTCCCACCCTGGCCTCTCCCAAACACTGTTCGTGCACAGAGGGACCATGACTGGCTCATCTAAAGGCCTAGCTCTGCTACCTGACCTGAGGCAACGGTGGAGACATCCTACTTATGTTGCACATTATGGCATTAGCCCTGTGCAGGTAGTTGCATTTTTCCAGCACTACTGGGAAACATATCGCTTTGGCCGTTGGCTAAAAGTCAGTGGTCTGGGGCTTGGAAAATAAGCGTTGTCCAGCTGCGCAAACACTGTGGCAGGATTTGTGCTCAGCTGTAGGTCTTCCAGCCGCCTCCAGGCTGGAAACCCCAGGGATACAGCATGCCTTCAGGCAGCCTCGGCTCTGAACACAGGAGGGATAAGTGCGTTCCTCAATGCACGTTGCAGTGTGTAGACCCCGGCACGTGGCCGCTGGCAGTTTCCCCCTCCTGTGGCTGTGGACGGAAGAGGCAGACTGCGAGCTCGCTGCGGAGGTTGCAGACAGCAGCAGATATCCTCATGCTGCACAGTCCTGAATGATTGAGTGCATTTGGCAGGACTTCTTTAAAGCGCGGCTCTAGATAATTAAAAGCAGCCTGGAGCCATGTGGGTCCTCATTCAGCGCTAGCGCCTGGAAGGATTGCCATCTTGCCCTTCAGAGGCAGGagccacacacatacatgcacatacaaaTGGGCATGTAGGCATTTCCTTGCCTGGCAGGCTGGAAACAGGATATTTTTAAGGATATCACGAAGCTGAGTGTATCTGTGACATAGGTTGACTCCTAAAGAGAGCTGTGGTCTGCAGTAATCCGCACCAGCTGAGAGGGAAGAAGTTGGTCCAAACTCCTCCATCAGGAGCTGAGACCCCAATTTGGGACTTTTCTCACCTTTCCTGCACCCACTTTGCTACCAAGGCAGGCAACCTACCTCCTGATAGAGAAATAAGCAGTTGGGACGCCTCTATTAGGCACACTACAAATTCCATCCAATAGAGAAATTTACCCATTTCTCTCCTGCAAAGCACTCAGAACACTTTCTGGGTGCTACAAATACAAGGAATGCCATAAGCAATGGAAAAGTCCCGTGACTAAGATTATTTTGTATTCCTCCATGATTCTTTATGCCATATTTTAGCAGCCCGTGTGCATGTGGGAGGACAGAAAACTGATCAGGAGATGCCAATCAGCCCTCTATGAATCCTTTACCACAATCTGGGTGGGAAGATTTGGACATGAGTCAATGCCATTTACATGCCGAAAGACTCTTGGGATGTTACCCAAACGTATCAACTGTCTCGTCGTCTCCCCTTATCCCAGACACTTGCCAGCAGTTCTCCATTTCATCAAATGTTGCTTATATTTATTCAAATTAAACACAGATCGTACGAAGCGGGCACACTGTGCCTGGGTAGATTACTGTGAGGAAGACAAAAGCACTGCAAATCACTGTTAAAATGCCAGAAACGATGTGAACTTAATGGTCAAGCTATCAGGCTAACGAAGTGACCAATAGCAGGGAAGGCAGCCTTTCAACAAGTAGCAGGGAAGGCAGCCTAATattcaaaaaaaccctcaaacttgTAGTTAGAGGGCCTTATTTTCATCTATTTCAAGGTCATTTGGCTCTGCCAGGGCCACATAGAAGTATTTTAAACTGAGAATGTCTCTAGTCTCATATGGAGGATCCCAATAGGCAAAGGACAAGTAcacaggaattttaaaaagaCTGTTTTAATCAAGCCTGGCAGACCAGGTTCAACGTGCTCCACACTGCGCACAAAGGCATGTCAAGCCAAGATTGTGTGCTCTTTCCCAGACCAGTCCTTCACCTAAAACTGCTGGGTCTGGACTCAAAGACTTTTCCAGTCCTCTCAgcactcagagcagagcagggaggaaaCTCCTCAACAACAGAAGTACTCAACTtctaaaagaaaaactaaaggaaACTGAATAGCCTTTTTCATTTTATCTCAGTGGATATTGTTGATGCTTTTAGCTTGAAGTCCATTAGTTATGAGCTACTTTTCCTTTATACAATTCATGTAGAGGGGTCACATTCAGCTTTATAGATGTCCATCTCATCTCCAtcacagcaggaagagctccagtCCCTGCATCCGAGACAGCGCCAGCTCCGCCACGATGACGGGTTGGCTGATCTTCCCGACTCCACTTCCCAGCACCCAGCTCCGAGAACTGCCATGCCACCATCAGAAATGCTCCTGGACCACCTGGGCCCAGtcagctttcttcttcctctctggcagagctggagcATCCCGGGCATGTCTCCAGTAGGTACCGATGCACACTGTCTACCTGTGATACTATTTAATCACTCTTTAGACTCAAAGTCAGAGAGGCTGGAAAAATTACAGGGTCATCCCCTGaaattccctctttctttttcccctctcctggggCAGAAGCAGCACGCTCCAAGTGGATAGGGCTGTGTGGCACACTTGCAGCCACGTGATGTGACACACAGGTGTACGCCCACCATGGGATGCAGGAGCACGGCCAATCCTTGGAGCTGCTTCGGCAAGTTTAGACTCAAAGTCTGGATTTCTCCTGCCTAAAACAAAAGCCAGTTCCTACATGCTAATTTACTGAAGGAGCTTAGAAAGGCTTCATATTTGATTGCAGTTGAGAAACAACTGATTCTGTTTAACTCTGATTTTGACTGTGATTTTCTGTTTAAAGAGCTGTAGGAGGCAGTAGGCACTGCAGGTATCTGCTGACAAGGGAGAGATGGACTGAAAGAGCTCCCTGTGGTAAATATTACGCAAGTTCTCCTCTGGGAGCCTGAACAGCTTTTGCTGAAGATGCTCTTTCTCTATGATTCAGGCCCTTATGGTCTTATAAAGTGTCACTGCTGTCCACCCGGCTGAGATTGCTAGGGCAGAAAGAGTAAGCTGGGTCTATGCTGAGCATATCCACAGCTTTGTAGAGACTGACTCAGGGAGCAACCTGATTCGGCAGCTCTGTGCTTGTGCACACTGCCTTTGCTCCTGCAAATAGTTCGGAAACTACTAGTGCGTAGAGGAAGAATGatacttaatttaatttttgcctTGCATAACAACAGGAAGCACAACTAATGCAATTGAACCGCTTTTCTTATCCGGTTGTCTTCTTAGCCGCTCCAAAGCCTCGCAGGTGTTAAAATCAGATCATCAGACGCTTGTTACAGCAGCTGAGGTGTCACCAGAGAGGAGACCCAAGCCCAAAGATGCTAAGCAGATACTTGTAGATTTAATTGCCTTGCTAATGTGCTAATTGCCTGGCTTTTTATCTGGGACACTGATTACTCACAGAGAGGCTTTATTATTGCCTAAATAAATCTCTGCAGGTCTCTCTGATGGTAACGCAGTTTCTGTGAAGGGGGTGATCAATCTAACTCAATCGTGGCCCCGAGGCtcgagaggagaaggagaggtaACACACAGAGAGAGCTCTAATAAAAGATGCTATCTCTCCTGGTAATCTCAGCAGGCTAATTGAAGTTATTGGACTCCCAAACTTCAGCACTTTATCACAGCACTAATACTCTAACAGCTGCTCAGGGTGAATTTAACACATTGGTGTTAATGCCAGCGTTACGGTGCCTGCGGGATCATTTTGCAAATCTCCCCTGCgaagaaaaaacaggagaaagggGCCCTGTAAAGAAAGTGTCGCACAGCCTCAGGCTGGGAGCATTTCTGTAGCTTTGTCCAGGAAGCCCAGAACACGCCTAAACGGAGACCAAAAGACTCAGTCACCCTATCAATCTGTTGGTAAAACCAGGAGTTAAAACTCCTCTGGGTAATGAATAACTACAAGCACTATTTGACACCTTCTAACTTATTATCGCTAAACTTTGAGCCACTCTGTGGTCGCAATCCCTAGTTTGCAGACAAGGCGACTAGGACTTACCTAATAGATCGCACAACCCTGCGGAAGGCCAAGTCGGGGACAAGCAATGAGGGCGGTGAGACTGGCGGCAGAAAGGCAAAGCAGGAGTTCAACCCCAACCCGCTGCCTGACTCGCAGGCTGTGAACGGTTGGTTGCAAGGCCGGTGCTCGAAAGCGCTGCAAGCTCCCCATCGCACAACACCCGGTCCACGGGCTGCGCCGACCCAGGTGGCATTCGAGGGTTTCTGAGCGATTTTAAAGGGTCTTGGAGAAACGGAGGGGGTAAAGGAGAAGAGGCAGGTCCCAAAGCCAGAAGCGACCCAGAGGCTGTGCTTCAGCCAAGGCAGGGGCAGTGCACTATGACCGTTTATGAGGCCGTCAAGTGGCATTTGCTGTTCGATATCTCTGCAGGTCTCCCCTCAGGGGGTCCACATGAGACTCGGGTCAAAATACAGCACTTCCAAGAATTTAATTAGGTTTTCATTACTTCTTAATTGttcccttttttaataaaagcgGCCTATTAAAAGaaactgctgcagctgcaagATTCCTTTTATTGGTCAATGCTATGCTTTTCCAAGGGGCACAGGGGAAAATTGATACGATTGTaactccaaaaggaaaaaagaatattttccatgTTATCATTTCCACTGACATCAGCCCTAGGATTCGGCCAGGCCTGGGACCCAGGTACGCTGCAAGCCAGGGCCCCTTGCTCCGCTTTAGACCGACCCATAGCAGCACAGAGCGAAGTAACAGCAACGCGCTACAAATCCAGCTTCAGCTCCAAGCCAAAAGCTTGGGGCTTTAGCAACCTGCGGGAAAAACAATGTGACAGCAAACCTACGCAGAGCAGAAGGTGTGCAAACGTCACTAAGAAGTGGGCTGAGAAAAGTCAGGACAAAACCCAATTACTGGCTACGCAAACTGAGAGGCCAAAATGCAAGTGCCTAAAGAAAAGACATCCTAAGCTACTGCTGCTCTCCAGCGCGGCCAGAACACGCACCTGAATTTATGAGGCTGTGAGGTTATTGCAAAGCAGCGCCTGGTCCTCGGCCCAGACTACACAGGGCTTAAAATTGCAGCTGGAGCTCGCATCGAATGACGGTAGCAGACCCCAGATGAGGAATGTATTATCCCCAACGAGATGTGCCTTGGGTCTGGCCTCTGACTACCACATGCCCAGggctttccaaaaataaaaggtGTTCACGTGATGGAAAAGGCAGGCTGTGCATCCCTTTACTGTGTCACTGCATCGAGAATTTCCTGCGCATCTATTTGCTCTCTTTGACATCTTTCCCTCCACATTGTTTCCCCCCCCTCCTGCACGTGCAAAGGGGACAGGTAGGTTTGTCCTCTGTTTTCCACCGatgctgcagagccagcagcctcCCTCGTGCTAAGGGGAACGGCGGGACCCTCCCGGGGTACCTCCAAGCTCAGCCTCACAGAGATGCTTACTTTTATTAGAACAGCTCGAAAAAAAAAACACGACAAAGGAGGGCCTGCTAGCTCGAAATATCAAAGAGATGGTGTTTGCATGCAGGGAGCAATGCAGAGCTTCTGCCCAAGTGGCCCCCAGGAGAGGGCAGGGGGCGGCAGCGGCGTTCCTGAATCACGCCCGGCGCCTTGGCCCCACGGCCGGTTCGGACAGACTCAGCAGAAGGTGTCTCTCAGGATGCTAGGAGCGACATGACGTTAGTCAAAAGACATCCGCTTATCCCAGGGCTCATTTACCTCCTGGCTGAGGACCCCAGAGGTACAAATGTGAATTATCAATTGTAACTGCACATGCTTCCAGCACCGACTTCTCCCTCAAAACATCTCCCCCAGCAATACAGCAAAAGCAGGGCACGGGGCCATgagcaaataaaaaaattcaaaaagtctTCTGGAGTAAGGGATCCAGCTGTTAACAGCAGATTTCATCACTCGTTTATTCCAAACCTGCTAGGAATATGCTGCATTTTAACGTCCCCCTTTTTAAGATGTCCCGGCAGGCAGCCACCCTGGAGATTTGAGTCACAGGACCCAGAGGCAGGACCTTATTTACGAACTCTTCAGACCAGCCCGTCACCCTGCTGCCTTCGAGTCTGAGGATCTCGGCATCTCCTCcgtcctttccctcctccttcacaAAACACCCCTGGGACGGATCTCTGTTAGTCACTTATGTCAGCGCACATCAGCCAGTGAGATCCCTGGGTCTGGCCGAAGGGATGAGCCCCCCGAGAAGAGCTTTCCCTCTCCATGTGAGACCTCCCCAGCGTGACACCGTCCCAGAAAAACGTCCCTTGAGCGTCCCCAGGCTCCTCTGAAAGCCTCTAGAAGTTTGAGAAGCTCCGGGAGTGACGCCGCCGTCGCCTGCAGGATCATTTTCCGTGCCGCAAACCCCCCCACACTCAGCTTCGAGGACAGTGCGGCTAAGTGTGCCCAGGAACGGAAACTGTTCAGACTTGGATGGGGTGAgagcagctgaagcaagcaaaccCGAAGGCAATCGGGAAAGCCGCCGTCATTGCTTAAGCTTGCAAAGTAACGGACAAAGTGCTGGGCGTTTGGAGCTGCACCCAGGGCGCAGGCATGTCAGAAAGGGCGAGGGAGCCCTTTACCACGGAGAGAAAAATACACAGCGTTGGGGATGGCTGGGGCACACGGCTGCAAAAACCCCGGTGCACGAGAGCAGTGGGAGCACGGTCAGCCCCAGCTGCTTTTAACTGCAGAGGAAGCTTTTACTTTTCATTGCACAGGGAGGCGGAGGGGAGACAAAGTGGCCAACAGTTGTGCTGAATTTATTCCCTCGACGTGTGTGTGTTGAAGCATTTAAAAGCCTCGGCCCGGGCCTGCGTGACAAGCAGCTGTAATTCCACCCTAATCCGCTCACAGCTGCGCGGGGTCAAAGAGCGCAACAGCTGAAACGCGCTTTTGCTACATACGCTTTAGGTTGCCCAAACGTACCCTGGGGGGTTCTGCCTTGTGATTTCCATTGAAGTTAGCAGGCGAGATTCACTGCTGGCGTAAGTGAACACCGATCCATCAAGATCCCCTATATTTAGCTCGTCACGGCTAAATAAACGGTGCAGAGCCATTGCAAAAGAGAGCCTGGGAGTCGGACTGTGCAGTCCCCAGACGCCACTCTGCGTTGGCAGCGGTGCCTCCCTTCCTTGCCAAATGTACAGCTCCGAGATGCTGGGAAACCTGCAGGCTCAccggggaggcagcaggggcaggagccTGGGGTTCTGCAGCAGCAAACCGGCAGCTCCAACTTCATATGCTGGCCATCGGCCAGCTTGCAAAGAGAAAGTCCTCAGCTAGCTCCTGAGCCTCCCCATCTGTCTCCCAAACAAGCCACCAGAGCTCCTGCCACCGCAGAGAAGTACTGCTGCCTTCCGGGCCTTGCATGAATCAACAGGAGAGGAGATAGAAGTCATGATGTATGTCCTGTTGTTCCTGACCTAGAGAGATGCTTAAAATGTTCTTGGCTACTAGTGGGAACCACCAGCTTCGTAAAACAAAGCATGAAAATGAAGTTCCAGTTCCACTAatgtacacgcacacacatccTGCCCGTTGCTCCTCACTGCCAAGGAAGTATTTATTAAAAGTCTGCATTTGTTTCTCATGCTATACCCCCATAAAGCTCCAAAGCCACTGGAAACACGTGCACCAGTGGACTTTCCATatgaaaaatgtcctttcttCCGCTGGAATGGCCTACAGGGTGAACTACTCCTCCACTGAGGAGAAAGAGGCACTTCATCTAGCTTACCCTCAGTAGGTGCCTACATCTGCTCGCACGAACCGTGCTCTCAGGAGCCTGTTTTCCCCAGCAGCTAAGGAGAGAGCTTAGGGCGATTAGTTTGGAAGTAGATGCTCGTGCTGAAATTAGGCAAGAGCAATCCCTTACAACACCTCATGGTCCAGATAAGGCCATAGCTTTCAGTACAAATGGGCATGAGATGAACccaaaagtgaaaaagcaaagctCTACTCCTGAACATTTAAGATGAGGTAAAAGTACGGGGTCTGCAAACAGCAAAAGCCAGCAATGACCACGTCAGATTAGAACAGGATCACAAGCAATGCTGGTTTCCAACTATCGCCCACGAGCAGGTCACATACAGGGCTTTGCTCAGGTTGGTGAGAAGTTAATGCAGAGATCAGCTTTGAAAACAAGAGTTTAACATCTCCCCTCCAGTGTTGCTGCCAAAGGACCAGGAAAATCAGGAATCCACTGGTCTGCAACCATACGTGTTTGTGTTTGCAAGCGATGTGGTTCCACTTAGAAAGCTAGCGTGGGATAGTAAATTAAACCCTTACCCGGTTGTCCTCTTGAATCTCCCAGTCACTGGCGAAGCTGAGGGCATGCTGCGCCTGCGAGCAGTTGGAGAACTGGAAAAGGCTGGAAAACATCCTCCTGTTCTCCTGGGTGTCGGGGAATATTGCTTCCTGGAAGTTTACTCCGTGAGGGAGGAGGATGTAATTCTCATCCATCCTGAAACACAAGCCCGGCCGGCGGGCTACGGTTAAGGACCGTGTTTTACCGTCCCcaggagggccgggccgggctgcggggcacCCGGCGGAGGGCGCATCGCCGCGGGCGCGCTGCGCGGCACTCACCGGAGGAAGAAGAAGTAGGCGTAACCCTGCAGCACGGTGTGCGAGTGGCAGGAGAAATAGCCGAGGCCGGTGAGGTTGAGGCGGGAGCCGGCCGGCACCTCCAACATGCTGCCCCACGCCTGGTCGCACAGCAGCTCGATCTCGGCCGAGTAGAAGAGCCCGCCCGAGCCttgccctcccccgccgccgccgccgccgcccgggggtcCCCGCTGCCAGGGCAGGTAGTTGTAGGCGCCGTAGGGGTCGGGGTgcagcgccagcacccgcgcgTACACGATGATCGCCGCCAGCTCGGCGCGGCAGCCCTCGCTCAGCGGCCGCCACTCGGCCGGCAgctggcagccgccgccgccccgcgcccgccccagccccagcgccagcgccagccccagcgccagccccagccgcggcggcggcggcatcgcgggcggctccgcgcggcggcggcggtgcaggcggcccgcggccccgcggccggcggccggggcgggccgggcgggTGGGGGCGGGCGCCCGCGGAGAGGGGCGGGCGGGTGCCGCGGGGCAGCGgtgccacgggggggggggggggcaaggagaGCGAAGGGGCTGGGGTGCAACGGGGCAGAGGTGCAAAGGGACGGGGGTGCGCGGCGGGGGGTACAAAGAGACAGAAGTGCAAAGGGACGGGGGGTGCGGCGGGGCAGCGGTGCAACGGGACGGGGGTGCGACGGGGCGAGAGGCAAAGCGGCAGAGACGCAAAGGGGCGAGGGTGCAAAGGGGCAGAGGTGCAAAGAGTAGAGGTGCAGCCGGGAGGGAGGCAAAGGGGAGGGATGGGAAAGGCAGAGATGCGAAGGGGCAGAGATGCAGAGGGGAGGGATGTAAATGAGAGAGAGGTGCTAAAGGGGGAGGTGAAAAGGGAGGCATGCGAAGGGGAGGGATGCAAAGAGGAGGGATGCAAAAGCGCTGGAAAGAACAGAGGGGCAAGGAGGAGAGATGCAAGAGGGCAGAGATGCCCTTCTGCAGAAGGGCAGCGGgcggcaccccggggtgggggcagATGCATCCCCTTGCCTTGCGTGGGCACTGGGGCGCCGAGGCCTTGGGGAGGCGGTGGGGTGGCTCGTAGGGAGGGTGGGCGCTGGAAGGGGAGGCGGGCGGCACTCACTGaaggaggggaggctgtggcTTGTCTTCCTAGCAGCCTGCAGCTGGTTTTCCAAAATGCATCTGGCGAGAAAGGTAAAACTAAAAAGCCGAGTCTAAATATATTTTCGCTTCCCACTGGTTCTTCCAAGGTGGCTTTGGGCTTCTCCAGCTTTTGCAAGAACGACTCCAGCATACGTCCTGCTCTGGAGTGCTTGCTTCTCCCAAGTATctcggttggggggggggggggggaaggagcagcaCCACTCACAGGCTGAAACCATCTATTGCAGCATTGTCCTTTTCCCACTTTTGCTCTCACTGGAGACAATAGGGCCAAGAAGGGGCCTGGGACACTGAAAAAGTTGTTTTGGAATATACATATCATTCAGATTTAGTCCCTGTTACAACTCTCCCTAGCTGTGATGGTCACTAAAAGTTTGACCTGGCTGGTCCCTTAACGTCCtcctccatccatctctcttTACCTGCTTGTGTCTCCTGTCCTCTACAGATGCTGGGAGCTTTTGGGagcagaaaatgccttttttttctttttgtttgtgctGGGCCTCCCGTAGAGGGGTCCTTGTGCACAACTGACGCTTCAGATGCAAAAATAATGAATCGTAAGTTAAATAGTGCTGGGCCAAATTCATCCCAAGGGAGGCGAGACTTTTTCTGTGACCATCGTCCCTTCCTGGAATAGCTTCATCAGACTCATCTGTGTGTAAAATATGGGCTAAAGAGTTTAATAAAGGCAATATTCGTGTTTCATAATGACATGGTCCCACAGTTTATTTCATCATAGCTTTATGGAAGAACAGCAAAGACAGATCTTGCCAAAACAGAaacagacttaattttttttcggACAAAGAATCCAAAATGACAGATAGAGCTTTGCTAACATCTTTAATCTGTTTCTTGGAGATTAACAAATTGTTTcgtaattttcagaaaaaaatggatagagtaagccacaatttttttttttttttagagaaaatatcCTCAGGAAATCCCCATGGGTCAAGCAGCTAAAGTTTTTAAATGTTATCTatcagaaaaagctgtttttgttctgGAAATCGAGGGGCCAAAATTGCAGTAGAAAAGAAGGTTTCACAGTCTCCTTCAGTAGATTTTTAGATACAGAAATAAGAACtatgtaagaaaacaaaaacttgagTTTATTATTGACTTCAGATGAGGCTGGAGCAGTCCTCGAGGCATTTTGTGCAATAGTATGTAAGAACCATGGAAGCCCTGGTACTGACACCACTCTTAGGTTTTTGTGGAGATTTTTGCTTTAACAGTACCCGATTCTTCTTTAACATTTCTATTTGGGGGTTTTGTCTCCCCATTAGGCACAGTAGCTCTTTAGGAAATGTTGAAATACTCTAGGAAGTTTCCCACAATGTTATGACCCTCCCTGGCAGATATTTGTGCAAATAAAAGTTTGCTCCTAGGGATTCTTCAGTTTCTCCCGTGAGACAGCgttcgtctccaaacctcagtgCCTGCAGGAGGGTGGCCGGGCAAGAGGACCCATGGAGGAACACAAGGTGGGTTGGAGGAGATGGCGGAGGTAGACCTTGCCCCACCGCCTTGGGTCAGGAGGTGAGGTTCAAGGCTGGGACTCGCACGCGAGACGGCTGCACGTCCCCTTGGTTGGCAGCAGATGAGGCTCTTTCCAAGAAGAGGTGCTTGGAAACGAGGGCGAAGATGCAGCGTCATGTGGAGAGCGTGGGAAGTGCTGCCAGTGAAGGGAGAGGCATAAAGCCCATCACGCGCAGGTGCCCCTCCACATCACAACCGGCACTGGAGCCTGACAGCGTCAGCAACAGCT from Struthio camelus isolate bStrCam1 chromosome 1, bStrCam1.hap1, whole genome shotgun sequence carries:
- the CCDC3 gene encoding coiled-coil domain-containing protein 3 isoform X2, which translates into the protein MLESFLQKLEKPKATLEEPVGSENIFRLGFLVLPFSPDAFWKTSCRLLGRQATASPPSRGPPGGGGGGGGGQGSGGLFYSAEIELLCDQAWGSMLEVPAGSRLNLTGLGYFSCHSHTVLQGYAYFFFLRMDENYILLPHGVNFQEAIFPDTQENRRMFSSLFQFSNCSQAQHALSFASDWEIQEDNRLMCSSVQKALFEEEDRVKKLQQKVATLEKRNKQLRDRVKKVKRSLRQARKNSRHMEQMNRKLSEKLSSAGGQIPYINSLKQENSHASYLKV
- the CCDC3 gene encoding coiled-coil domain-containing protein 3 isoform X1 codes for the protein MPPPPRLGLALGLALALGLGRARGGGGCQLPAEWRPLSEGCRAELAAIIVYARVLALHPDPYGAYNYLPWQRGPPGGGGGGGGGQGSGGLFYSAEIELLCDQAWGSMLEVPAGSRLNLTGLGYFSCHSHTVLQGYAYFFFLRMDENYILLPHGVNFQEAIFPDTQENRRMFSSLFQFSNCSQAQHALSFASDWEIQEDNRLMCSSVQKALFEEEDRVKKLQQKVATLEKRNKQLRDRVKKVKRSLRQARKNSRHMEQMNRKLSEKLSSAGGQIPYINSLKQENSHASYLKV